Proteins found in one Arthrobacter pascens genomic segment:
- the allB gene encoding allantoinase AllB encodes MSEERFDLVIRGRRILTTAGIAAREVGVRGGRIVAIEPLGNGLSGAEVVELGDDETLVPGLVDTHVHVNEPGRTEWEGFASATRAAGAGGVTTIIDMPLNSIPPTTTVENLKLKREAAQDQAFVDVGFWGGAVPGNKHDLRPLHDEGVFGFKCFLLHSGVDEFPHLDADEMEEDMAELKSFDSLMIVHAEDSHAIDHAPHPGGDEYATFLASRPRGAENKAIAEVIERARWTGARAHILHLSSSDALPMIATAKRDGVHLTVETCPHYLTLTAEEIPNGATAYKCCPPIREASNRELLWKGLQDGTIDCIVSDHSPSTLDLKDLENGDFAVAWGGVSSLQLGLSLIWTEARHRGIPLEQVVGWMAEKPAALARLHNKGQLALGYDADFSVFAPDEAFVVDVSKLKHKNPITPYDGKALSGVVRRTYLRGNVVDGQTPGGKLIRRGGV; translated from the coding sequence ATGTCTGAAGAACGCTTTGACCTCGTCATCCGGGGCCGGCGCATCCTCACCACGGCCGGCATCGCGGCCCGGGAAGTGGGCGTCCGCGGCGGCAGGATCGTGGCCATCGAACCCCTCGGCAACGGCCTTTCGGGTGCGGAAGTCGTAGAGCTCGGCGACGACGAGACCCTCGTTCCCGGCCTGGTGGACACCCATGTCCACGTCAACGAGCCGGGCCGCACCGAGTGGGAGGGCTTCGCCTCCGCGACCCGGGCGGCCGGTGCCGGCGGCGTGACCACCATTATCGATATGCCGCTGAACAGCATTCCGCCCACCACCACTGTGGAGAACCTCAAGCTCAAGCGCGAGGCCGCCCAGGACCAGGCGTTCGTGGACGTGGGGTTCTGGGGCGGCGCCGTGCCCGGCAACAAGCACGACCTGCGGCCCCTGCATGACGAAGGCGTGTTCGGCTTCAAGTGCTTCCTGCTGCACTCGGGCGTGGACGAGTTCCCGCATCTGGACGCCGACGAGATGGAGGAGGACATGGCAGAGCTCAAGTCCTTCGATTCACTCATGATCGTCCATGCCGAGGACTCGCACGCGATCGACCACGCCCCGCACCCCGGCGGGGACGAGTACGCCACATTCCTGGCCTCCCGGCCCCGCGGTGCCGAGAACAAGGCCATCGCCGAGGTCATCGAACGGGCCCGCTGGACCGGTGCGCGGGCACACATACTGCACCTCTCGTCGTCGGACGCGCTGCCCATGATCGCCACTGCAAAGCGCGACGGCGTCCACCTCACCGTGGAGACCTGCCCGCACTACCTGACGCTCACGGCCGAGGAAATCCCCAACGGCGCCACCGCCTACAAGTGCTGCCCGCCAATCCGCGAAGCCTCCAACCGCGAGCTGCTCTGGAAAGGCCTGCAGGACGGCACCATCGACTGCATCGTCTCGGACCACTCCCCCTCCACCCTGGACCTCAAGGACCTGGAGAACGGCGACTTTGCCGTGGCGTGGGGCGGCGTGTCCTCCCTCCAGCTGGGGCTGTCCCTGATCTGGACCGAAGCCCGGCACCGCGGCATCCCGCTGGAACAGGTGGTGGGCTGGATGGCAGAGAAGCCCGCTGCCCTCGCACGCCTGCACAACAAAGGCCAGCTGGCGTTGGGCTACGATGCCGACTTCTCCGTCTTTGCCCCGGACGAGGCCTTTGTGGTGGACGTGTCGAAGCTCAAGCACAAGAACCCCATCACCCCGTACGACGGCAAGGCGCTCTCCGGCGTCGTCCGCAGGACTTACCTGCGCGGCAACGTGGTGGACGGCCAGACACCCGGCGGCAAACTGATCCGCCGCGGCGGGGTCTGA
- the gcl gene encoding glyoxylate carboligase, which yields MSKMRTVDAAVAILEKEGAIEAFGLPGAAINPFYSAMRAHGGIRHTLARHVEGASHMADGYSRAKDGNIGICIGTSGPAGTDMITGLYAAWADSIPMLCITGQAPVAKLHKEDFQAVDIGSIAKPVTKMAMTVLEPGQVPGAFQKAFQLMRSGRPGPVLLDLPIDVQLAEIEFDIDTYEPLPVEKPRASRKQLEKALDMLTAAKHPLIIAGGGIINAGACAQLVELAEILNVPVIPTLMGWGAIADDHPLMAGMVGLQTSHRYGNENYLRSDFVIGIGNRWANRHTGGLDTYTAGRKFVHIDIEPTQIGRVFSPDLGITSDAGAALAGLIELARERGAAESLPDYSGWVAECAERKASLHRKTHFDNVPIKPQRVYEEMNRAFGRDTTYVSTIGLSQIAGAQMLHVFGPRKWINAGQAGPLGWTAPAALGVVRGRPDETVVALSGDYDFQFMIEELAVGAQFNLPYIHVVVNNSYLGLIRQSQRGFSMEQNVSLAFDNINSTGLSANAAGYGVDHLKVAEGLGCKAIRVEDPNDLGAAFDKAKALMGEFQVPVVVEVILEKITNISMGVEINAINEFEELAETRDDAPTAILALQA from the coding sequence ATGAGCAAGATGCGTACCGTTGATGCAGCGGTTGCCATCCTGGAGAAGGAAGGAGCCATCGAGGCGTTCGGCCTGCCAGGTGCGGCCATCAACCCCTTCTACTCGGCCATGCGGGCCCACGGCGGCATCCGCCACACCCTGGCCCGGCACGTTGAAGGCGCCAGCCACATGGCCGACGGCTACAGCCGCGCCAAGGACGGCAACATCGGCATCTGCATCGGCACGTCCGGCCCTGCCGGTACCGACATGATCACGGGGCTTTATGCGGCCTGGGCCGATTCCATCCCGATGCTTTGCATCACCGGCCAGGCGCCCGTAGCCAAGCTGCACAAGGAAGACTTCCAGGCGGTGGACATCGGGTCCATCGCCAAGCCGGTCACCAAGATGGCCATGACCGTCCTGGAGCCCGGCCAGGTTCCGGGCGCCTTCCAGAAGGCGTTCCAGCTGATGCGCTCCGGCCGTCCCGGCCCCGTGCTGCTGGACCTACCCATCGACGTGCAGCTGGCGGAGATCGAATTCGACATCGACACCTACGAGCCGCTGCCCGTGGAGAAGCCCAGGGCCAGCCGCAAGCAGCTGGAAAAGGCCCTCGACATGCTCACTGCGGCCAAGCACCCGCTGATCATTGCAGGCGGCGGCATCATCAACGCCGGCGCCTGCGCACAGCTGGTGGAACTGGCCGAGATCCTGAACGTTCCAGTCATCCCCACCCTCATGGGCTGGGGCGCCATCGCCGACGACCACCCGCTGATGGCTGGCATGGTGGGCTTACAGACCTCGCATCGCTACGGCAACGAGAACTACCTGCGCAGCGACTTCGTGATCGGCATCGGCAACCGCTGGGCCAACCGCCACACCGGCGGCCTGGACACCTACACCGCGGGCCGCAAGTTCGTGCACATCGACATCGAGCCCACACAGATCGGCCGCGTGTTCTCACCGGACCTGGGCATCACGTCCGACGCCGGTGCGGCGCTGGCCGGGCTCATTGAACTGGCCCGCGAGCGCGGGGCAGCGGAGTCCCTGCCGGACTACTCCGGCTGGGTTGCCGAATGCGCGGAGCGCAAAGCTTCCTTGCACCGCAAGACGCACTTCGACAATGTCCCCATCAAGCCGCAGCGTGTGTACGAAGAGATGAACCGCGCCTTCGGCCGGGATACCACCTACGTCTCTACCATCGGCTTGTCCCAGATCGCCGGCGCCCAGATGCTGCACGTCTTCGGCCCGCGCAAGTGGATCAACGCCGGCCAAGCCGGCCCCCTGGGCTGGACCGCACCGGCAGCCCTCGGCGTCGTCCGCGGCAGGCCGGACGAGACCGTTGTGGCGCTGTCCGGTGACTACGACTTCCAGTTCATGATCGAGGAATTGGCTGTGGGTGCACAGTTCAACCTGCCGTACATCCACGTGGTGGTGAACAACTCCTACCTGGGCCTGATCCGCCAGTCACAGCGCGGTTTCAGCATGGAACAGAACGTGTCCCTGGCATTCGACAACATCAACTCCACCGGGCTTTCCGCGAACGCTGCGGGATACGGCGTGGACCACCTCAAGGTGGCCGAGGGCCTGGGCTGCAAGGCCATCCGGGTGGAGGACCCCAACGACCTGGGCGCCGCGTTCGACAAGGCCAAGGCGCTCATGGGCGAGTTCCAGGTGCCAGTGGTGGTCGAAGTGATCCTGGAGAAGATCACCAACATCTCCATGGGCGTGGAAATCAACGCCATCAACGAATTCGAAGAGCTGGCAGAGACCCGCGATGACGCCCCCACCGCCATCCTGGCCCTGCAGGCCTAG
- a CDS encoding 2-hydroxy-3-oxopropionate reductase, with product MSNVAVIGLGIMGLPMAINLVRASHSVTGFNRSRDRIDKLVSEGGIGATSIADAVKDADVVITMVPDSPDVEGVVGGQDGVFANAKQGTLWIDASSIRPDVATRLAADAKAAGLRALDAPVSGGEQGAIDAALSIMVGGEKEDFDAAAEVLNAVGKTIVHVGPSGSGQTVKAANQLIVAVNIEVLAEAIAFLEAYGVDTDAALKVLGGGLAGSKVLDQKGQKMLDRNFDPGFRLALHHKDLGIVTSAAREANVAVPLGAVVAQLFAATVNQGDGGLDHSGLFRQVLKLSGRE from the coding sequence ATGAGCAACGTTGCAGTCATCGGACTCGGAATCATGGGCCTGCCCATGGCCATCAACCTGGTCAGGGCCAGCCACAGCGTTACCGGCTTCAACCGCAGCCGGGACAGGATCGACAAGCTGGTCTCTGAGGGCGGCATTGGTGCCACGAGCATCGCGGACGCAGTGAAGGATGCCGACGTCGTTATCACCATGGTGCCGGACTCCCCCGACGTCGAGGGCGTCGTCGGTGGACAGGACGGCGTCTTCGCCAACGCGAAGCAGGGCACCCTGTGGATCGACGCCAGCAGCATCCGTCCGGACGTAGCCACGCGCCTCGCGGCCGACGCCAAGGCAGCAGGCCTCCGCGCCCTCGACGCCCCGGTTTCCGGCGGCGAGCAGGGCGCCATCGACGCCGCCCTCTCGATCATGGTGGGCGGCGAAAAGGAAGACTTCGACGCCGCAGCCGAGGTCCTCAACGCGGTCGGCAAAACCATCGTGCATGTAGGTCCCTCCGGCTCGGGCCAGACCGTCAAGGCAGCCAACCAGCTGATCGTCGCGGTCAATATCGAAGTCCTCGCCGAAGCCATCGCCTTCCTTGAGGCCTACGGCGTGGACACGGACGCAGCCCTCAAGGTCCTCGGCGGCGGCCTGGCCGGCTCCAAGGTCCTGGACCAGAAGGGCCAGAAGATGCTGGACCGCAACTTCGATCCCGGCTTCCGCCTTGCCCTGCACCACAAGGACCTCGGCATCGTCACCTCGGCTGCCCGTGAAGCCAACGTCGCCGTCCCCCTAGGCGCCGTCGTCGCCCAGCTCTTCGCCGCTACCGTTAACCAGGGCGACGGCGGACTCGACCACTCCGGGCTCTTCCGGCAGGTCCTGAAACTCAGCGGCCGCGAGTAG
- a CDS encoding hydroxypyruvate isomerase family protein yields MTYTVNCSILLTELPLLERPAAAKAAGFDAVEFWWPFDTSVPTEAEITRFENAITDAGVQLTGLNFNAGNMPGGDRGLVSWPARSAEFLDNIDVVAGIGERLGCKAFNALYGNRIDGELEERQDAVGAENLATAAAGVARIGGTVLLEPVSGAPQYPLLTAADALKVIARVKEDAGTENIKLLADFYHLAVNGDDVSTVIENHAKDFGHIQIADKPGRGAPGTGELPLGEWIARSRELGYEGYIGLEYKEPQESAFSWAIRHRAAR; encoded by the coding sequence ATGACGTACACAGTGAACTGCTCCATCCTGCTGACGGAGCTGCCCCTGCTCGAGCGTCCCGCGGCCGCGAAGGCTGCCGGCTTCGACGCCGTCGAATTCTGGTGGCCGTTCGACACCTCCGTCCCTACGGAAGCTGAGATAACCAGGTTTGAGAACGCCATCACCGACGCCGGCGTCCAGCTCACGGGCCTGAACTTCAACGCGGGCAACATGCCGGGCGGGGACCGCGGCCTGGTCTCCTGGCCCGCACGGTCCGCCGAATTCCTGGACAACATCGACGTCGTCGCCGGCATCGGCGAGCGTCTCGGTTGCAAGGCCTTCAACGCCCTCTATGGCAACCGGATTGACGGCGAGCTGGAGGAGAGGCAGGACGCCGTCGGTGCCGAAAACCTCGCGACGGCGGCTGCCGGCGTCGCGCGCATCGGCGGCACTGTCCTCCTCGAGCCTGTCAGCGGCGCCCCCCAGTACCCGCTCCTTACGGCGGCAGATGCCCTCAAGGTCATTGCAAGGGTCAAGGAAGACGCCGGAACGGAAAACATCAAGCTCCTCGCTGACTTCTACCACCTGGCCGTCAACGGGGACGACGTTTCCACCGTCATCGAGAACCACGCCAAGGACTTCGGCCACATCCAGATCGCCGACAAGCCCGGCCGCGGGGCTCCCGGAACCGGCGAGCTTCCCCTCGGCGAATGGATCGCCCGCAGCCGCGAGCTCGGCTACGAGGGTTACATCGGCCTCGAATACAAAGAGCCTCAGGAATCCGCCTTCAGCTGGGCCATCCGGCACCGCGCAGCCCGCTAA
- a CDS encoding CsbD family protein: MGLGDRIHNAADRLHGKGKKPAGEAGGNYRMRAEGKGHGLRADFKQAGEKIRHAFKRH; this comes from the coding sequence ATGGGTTTGGGTGACAGGATCCACAACGCCGCGGATAGGCTTCACGGCAAAGGAAAGAAACCCGCCGGCGAGGCCGGCGGCAACTACCGGATGAGGGCCGAAGGCAAGGGCCACGGGCTTAGAGCCGACTTCAAGCAAGCAGGCGAAAAGATCAGGCACGCCTTCAAACGGCACTGA
- a CDS encoding VOC family protein encodes MMAIQVTFDTADPHAQAEFWAAALGYEVEDHSALVDDLVAQQRMPETDRIVVNGKSAFREVAACRDPAGEQPRFYFQKVPEAKTAKNRVHIDIPVSDDQKLAEVQRLTGLGARLLWETADRGARTYTMQDPEGNEFCLH; translated from the coding sequence ATGATGGCTATCCAAGTCACCTTTGATACGGCGGACCCCCATGCCCAGGCCGAATTCTGGGCGGCAGCACTCGGCTATGAAGTCGAGGACCATTCGGCTTTGGTTGATGACCTGGTTGCTCAGCAGCGAATGCCGGAAACTGACCGGATCGTTGTCAACGGAAAATCCGCGTTCCGTGAAGTCGCTGCCTGCCGGGATCCGGCGGGAGAGCAGCCGCGCTTCTACTTTCAGAAAGTTCCTGAAGCGAAGACCGCGAAAAACCGCGTGCACATAGACATCCCCGTTTCCGATGATCAGAAGCTCGCCGAGGTGCAGCGGCTCACCGGCCTGGGCGCCAGGCTGCTGTGGGAGACGGCAGACCGCGGGGCCCGGACCTACACGATGCAGGACCCGGAAGGCAACGAGTTCTGCCTGCACTGA
- the pip gene encoding prolyl aminopeptidase, with protein sequence MTEPFDHGLLNVGDGNHVYWEVCGNPFGKPAVVLHGGPGSGCAPGWRQFFDPSVYRVVLFDQRGCGRSTPHAGDYGVELRTNTTHHLIRDIEQLRQHLGIDRWLVLGGSWGATLGLAYAEAYPGHVTELVLFSVTNTTRREVEWVTHDMGRMFPAEWARFRDAVPAGVRGGSLVEAYSRLLEDPDAEVREKAAKHWCLWEDSHVAIHPGHRPDPRYDDPRFRMVFARLVTHYWRHAAWLDDGILLREAGKLAGIPGVLVHGSLPSALTAEPRRIPIEGPQSPTGGSDDGYPSHL encoded by the coding sequence TTGACCGAACCCTTCGACCACGGCCTGCTCAATGTGGGCGACGGCAATCACGTGTACTGGGAGGTTTGCGGCAATCCTTTTGGCAAACCGGCAGTCGTCCTGCACGGCGGTCCGGGCTCCGGCTGCGCTCCGGGTTGGAGGCAATTTTTCGACCCGTCGGTTTACAGGGTGGTCCTGTTCGACCAGCGCGGCTGCGGCCGCAGCACACCGCATGCCGGCGACTACGGCGTCGAACTGCGCACGAACACAACCCACCATTTGATCCGCGACATCGAGCAACTGCGCCAGCACCTTGGCATCGACCGGTGGTTGGTACTCGGGGGTTCATGGGGCGCGACGCTCGGACTTGCCTATGCCGAGGCCTATCCCGGCCATGTGACTGAGTTGGTGCTGTTCAGCGTCACCAACACCACTCGGCGGGAGGTGGAGTGGGTCACGCATGACATGGGTCGGATGTTCCCTGCGGAGTGGGCCCGGTTCCGGGACGCAGTACCGGCCGGCGTGCGCGGCGGCAGTCTCGTGGAGGCCTACAGCCGCCTGCTGGAGGATCCGGATGCCGAGGTCCGGGAGAAGGCGGCGAAACACTGGTGCCTCTGGGAGGATTCGCATGTCGCGATCCACCCTGGCCACCGGCCGGACCCGCGGTACGACGATCCCCGGTTCCGAATGGTGTTCGCCCGGCTGGTGACGCACTACTGGCGGCACGCGGCCTGGCTTGACGACGGCATCCTGCTGCGGGAGGCAGGCAAGCTTGCCGGTATTCCCGGTGTCCTTGTGCATGGCTCGCTGCCCTCAGCATTGACCGCTGAGCCTCGGAGGATTCCAATAGAAGGGCCCCAATCACCCACTGGCGGGAGCGATGATGGCTATCCAAGTCACCTTTGA
- a CDS encoding ATP-binding protein, producing MQPWNVRDFHPDDLDQLIGVWQDSRIDGVHPVYSLAEIIDACSNGVAVVAVTEGRVVGAAACKIQDDRAWMVMLAQAREWREQGLGSALLAGIEGRLTSQRVRRISALLPASETRIHAFRNSEYRVEEDLHYFERTIPLQPQEIGPLSQLGGRLLPHGLWNALAGMQREKTLIEQRLILPLARTELAKSLGVTPPRSVVLFGPPGTGKTTFAKVVASRLDWPFVEVFPSRLASDPQGLAGALRQVFLDIGRLEHAVVFIDEVEEIAAARTGEASSLQGVTNELLKIIPAFREKEGRILICATNFIRSLDKAFLRHGRFDYVIPIGPPDHTARSAIWNRYIPPAISPQIDLLALAEASERFSPADIEFAARKASQQALEHAVQATGADPEEPALTTAAYLQAIDGTRATVTEAVVKDFYEDIDRIARI from the coding sequence ATGCAACCTTGGAACGTCCGCGACTTCCACCCGGACGATCTCGACCAGCTCATCGGAGTCTGGCAGGATTCCAGGATCGACGGGGTGCACCCCGTTTACAGCCTGGCTGAGATCATCGACGCCTGCTCCAACGGAGTGGCTGTGGTAGCCGTTACGGAGGGAAGGGTCGTCGGGGCTGCGGCCTGCAAAATTCAGGATGACCGCGCCTGGATGGTCATGCTCGCACAGGCCCGCGAATGGCGGGAACAGGGACTGGGCAGCGCACTCCTCGCCGGCATCGAGGGCAGGCTCACCAGCCAGCGGGTCCGAAGGATTTCGGCGCTCCTCCCTGCCTCCGAGACCAGGATCCATGCATTCAGGAACAGCGAATACAGGGTAGAGGAAGACCTGCACTACTTTGAAAGGACCATTCCGCTTCAGCCTCAGGAGATCGGACCCCTAAGCCAACTGGGTGGCCGACTCCTCCCCCACGGACTCTGGAATGCCCTCGCCGGCATGCAACGCGAAAAGACCCTCATCGAACAGCGCCTGATCCTGCCGCTGGCACGAACAGAGCTGGCCAAGTCCCTGGGCGTCACCCCGCCGCGTTCCGTGGTCCTCTTCGGTCCCCCCGGTACCGGAAAAACCACCTTCGCAAAGGTCGTCGCCTCGCGCCTCGACTGGCCCTTCGTGGAGGTGTTCCCCTCACGGCTTGCCTCCGATCCGCAGGGGCTTGCCGGGGCCCTGCGCCAGGTGTTCCTGGACATCGGCCGGCTCGAACATGCGGTGGTGTTCATCGATGAAGTCGAAGAGATAGCCGCAGCCCGCACAGGCGAAGCATCATCACTGCAGGGAGTCACCAACGAGCTCCTGAAAATCATCCCCGCCTTTCGGGAGAAGGAAGGCAGGATACTGATCTGCGCCACAAACTTCATCCGCTCGCTGGATAAGGCCTTTCTCCGCCACGGCCGCTTCGATTACGTGATCCCCATCGGCCCTCCCGACCATACTGCCCGGTCAGCCATCTGGAACCGCTACATCCCACCTGCCATCTCCCCGCAAATTGACTTGCTCGCCCTGGCTGAAGCCAGCGAACGGTTCTCCCCTGCCGACATTGAATTCGCCGCCCGAAAGGCGTCCCAACAAGCCTTGGAACACGCCGTGCAGGCCACCGGGGCCGATCCGGAAGAACCGGCACTCACGACGGCGGCCTACCTTCAGGCGATCGACGGGACCCGTGCGACGGTTACTGAAGCGGTGGTCAAGGACTTCTACGAAGACATCGACAGGATAGCGAGGATCTAG
- a CDS encoding dihydrofolate reductase family protein, protein MGVVFGGMAASLDGYIQSENGDLSWLNDAMAKDEDYGFEATMRRTGAYVMGANTYREVAGMGGTGSAVPTYVVTHDGTLATKGNTQLFSGDLRDLVARIRSSVPEDRDICVYGGGRLVTEFIELDLLNELTVSIVPVVLGAGVPFFGRISSLRRPELIECRPFPSGIVLLTYKLRRPAG, encoded by the coding sequence ATGGGCGTCGTATTTGGCGGGATGGCCGCCAGCCTCGATGGATATATTCAGTCGGAGAACGGTGACTTGTCCTGGCTGAACGACGCCATGGCCAAGGATGAGGACTACGGCTTTGAGGCGACCATGCGCAGGACCGGAGCCTACGTCATGGGGGCCAACACCTACCGTGAGGTCGCCGGAATGGGTGGCACCGGCTCCGCGGTTCCCACCTACGTTGTCACCCATGATGGGACCCTGGCCACCAAAGGCAACACGCAGCTGTTTTCAGGAGACCTCCGGGACTTGGTCGCCCGGATCAGGTCATCCGTCCCTGAGGATCGGGACATCTGCGTCTACGGTGGTGGCCGGCTCGTCACAGAATTTATCGAGTTGGACCTGCTGAATGAATTAACTGTCTCGATTGTTCCGGTTGTCCTCGGAGCCGGCGTGCCGTTCTTTGGCAGGATCAGCAGCTTGAGGAGGCCTGAACTGATCGAATGCCGGCCCTTCCCTTCCGGCATTGTGCTGCTGACGTACAAGCTAAGGCGCCCGGCGGGTTGA
- a CDS encoding cupin domain-containing protein: MTANFIRALAVKSFDIPDKKRCPDKAEFDLVTVDDYSVARLILEPGWRWSESAKPTEMTEFCEHNHLGFCVSGSLEIETSDGVRSTIHANDTYALPPGHDEWVVGDEPFVAIEFLGTASFGRPRSRGMHALI; encoded by the coding sequence ATGACCGCAAATTTCATCAGAGCTTTGGCAGTTAAGTCCTTTGATATTCCCGACAAGAAGCGGTGCCCGGACAAGGCCGAGTTTGACCTGGTCACCGTTGACGACTATTCAGTGGCACGGCTGATTCTGGAACCAGGCTGGCGCTGGTCCGAGTCCGCCAAGCCCACTGAAATGACCGAGTTCTGCGAGCACAACCACCTTGGATTCTGCGTCTCCGGCTCGCTGGAGATTGAAACGTCCGACGGCGTGCGCTCCACGATTCATGCCAACGACACCTATGCGCTTCCTCCCGGCCACGACGAGTGGGTGGTGGGAGACGAGCCCTTCGTCGCCATTGAGTTCCTGGGTACCGCGTCATTCGGCCGGCCCAGGAGCAGGGGGATGCACGCGCTTATCTGA
- a CDS encoding AAA family ATPase encodes MLIVLTGIDGSGKSTAASALVSDALAEGQDALLLSNHAGRRSMSVLAARLGVQWPPRLADAIETTFRVVNVLISHARASRFDGLVVMDRHLFCQLALREVRGLPRGHLLPWLISALPAPDAVIHLDVEPELAHQRIVARGTDAETLADLVALRDAYRSMPEYPDFVELDADCPPAEVVARLARIVSANAAIRQSAV; translated from the coding sequence TTGCTTATTGTTCTGACGGGAATCGACGGCTCGGGGAAATCCACGGCCGCCAGCGCTCTGGTCTCCGATGCCCTGGCAGAAGGCCAGGATGCCCTGCTGCTCAGCAACCATGCCGGCCGGCGGAGCATGTCCGTACTGGCGGCGAGGCTTGGGGTGCAATGGCCGCCGCGCCTCGCCGATGCCATTGAGACCACGTTCCGCGTGGTGAATGTGCTGATTTCCCATGCTCGGGCCAGCCGCTTCGACGGCCTGGTGGTGATGGACCGCCACCTCTTTTGCCAGCTCGCGCTGCGCGAAGTCAGAGGCTTACCGCGTGGCCACCTGCTCCCTTGGCTCATTTCTGCTCTGCCCGCACCCGATGCAGTGATTCATCTCGACGTCGAGCCAGAACTCGCGCACCAGCGGATTGTGGCCCGCGGTACCGATGCAGAAACGTTGGCGGACCTGGTTGCCCTGCGGGATGCCTACCGCTCTATGCCCGAGTATCCAGACTTCGTGGAGCTCGACGCAGACTGTCCGCCGGCCGAGGTGGTGGCCCGGCTCGCCCGAATCGTTAGTGCCAACGCTGCGATCAGGCAGTCGGCAGTCTGA
- a CDS encoding cation:dicarboxylate symporter family transporter — translation MKLPSALAPAVQNQTKKPFYRSLFFQILVAVCLGIGIGHFWPDIGSGLRPLGDGFIQLIKMIIAPLIFLVIVTGISAVGDVKAVGRVGVKALLYFTGATLFALVFGLIVGNIVQPGAGLNIDPSTLSQDAVNAKTGTAPPKDAGQFLLGIIPTSVVGAFASNSLLQVLCFSVFFGAAIVVVGRERCMPVISLLETVLELFFKIMAWVMRVAPIGAFGAMAFIIGQYGLSSLSTYALLIAACYGAAIVFIGLLFVVAWVYPRVPLWQFIKYSREEFLLALGTASTESVLPRIMTKLTNAGCSRATTGLVVPTGYSFNLDGAALYLSISLLFLAQAFGHNLDLGQQLAALGILMLTSKGMAGVPGSAFLALSATAGALGIFPVAGVALLLGADRLMDSMRVSVNLLGNCVATFVVAKWEGQFDREAMLRAFRGELPQEDRAEESSPKGAPASEVTTAGIPTADAAPEVPAGAAGVR, via the coding sequence ATGAAACTCCCCTCCGCCTTAGCGCCCGCTGTCCAGAACCAGACGAAGAAACCGTTCTACAGGTCCCTATTCTTCCAGATCCTCGTCGCCGTGTGCCTGGGGATCGGGATCGGCCACTTCTGGCCGGACATCGGTTCCGGCCTGAGACCGCTGGGTGACGGCTTTATCCAGCTCATCAAAATGATCATCGCGCCGCTCATTTTCCTGGTGATCGTCACGGGGATCTCCGCCGTGGGTGACGTCAAGGCTGTGGGCCGGGTAGGCGTCAAGGCGCTGCTGTACTTCACCGGCGCAACGCTTTTCGCGCTGGTGTTTGGCCTTATCGTGGGCAACATCGTCCAGCCCGGGGCCGGGCTGAACATCGACCCGTCAACCCTGTCCCAGGACGCCGTCAACGCCAAGACCGGGACGGCGCCACCCAAGGACGCCGGCCAGTTCCTGCTGGGCATCATCCCCACCAGCGTGGTGGGCGCCTTCGCTTCCAACTCCCTCCTCCAGGTGCTCTGCTTCTCGGTGTTTTTCGGCGCAGCGATCGTCGTGGTTGGCCGGGAACGCTGCATGCCGGTGATCAGTCTGCTGGAGACCGTCCTGGAACTGTTTTTCAAGATCATGGCCTGGGTCATGCGGGTGGCGCCCATCGGCGCCTTCGGTGCCATGGCGTTCATTATCGGCCAGTACGGCCTGAGCTCCCTCAGCACTTATGCGCTGCTGATCGCCGCCTGCTACGGCGCCGCCATCGTATTCATCGGTCTGCTGTTTGTGGTGGCATGGGTCTATCCGCGGGTGCCGCTCTGGCAGTTCATCAAATACTCCAGGGAGGAATTCCTCCTGGCGCTGGGCACTGCTTCCACCGAATCAGTGCTGCCCCGCATCATGACCAAACTGACCAACGCCGGCTGCTCCCGGGCCACTACTGGCCTGGTGGTTCCCACGGGCTACTCCTTTAACCTCGACGGCGCCGCCTTGTACCTGTCGATCTCCCTGCTCTTCCTGGCCCAGGCGTTCGGCCACAACCTGGACCTGGGCCAGCAGCTCGCGGCCCTGGGCATCCTGATGCTCACGTCCAAGGGAATGGCCGGCGTTCCCGGCTCCGCGTTCCTGGCCCTCTCCGCCACCGCGGGAGCCCTCGGTATCTTCCCGGTCGCAGGCGTAGCCCTGCTGCTCGGCGCCGACCGGCTCATGGACTCCATGCGCGTCTCCGTGAACCTGCTTGGTAACTGCGTGGCCACGTTTGTGGTGGCCAAATGGGAAGGCCAGTTCGACCGCGAAGCCATGCTCCGCGCTTTCCGTGGAGAGCTCCCTCAGGAGGACAGGGCAGAGGAATCAAGCCCCAAGGGGGCACCGGCGTCGGAAGTCACGACGGCGGGAATTCCGACGGCGGATGCGGCACCGGAGGTCCCCGCGGGCGCAGCCGGGGTTCGCTAG